CAACTGAAAATGAAATGCTAGAAATTAAAAGCTTACAGTTGCAGAACTATAAGTATAAAAGGTCCGAATAAAGTAAAACATTACACTTAGAGATCCACACAACTTTTTGACGTAGATGATTCCTCCGATACATTCTTACTAACATGATCTTCAATTGACTTTTGGAGAGAAAATAGTGAAGGTCTCGACGGCAATGCAAGGTGATCAAGTTCATTTTCGAGCATTTCCAAAACTTTGCTCATTGAAGGACGGTTAGTGGGATTCATTTGTATGCACCAAAATGCAACCATTATCATCTTCCTTGCTATTTTGTCATCAACTTCTGTTACATCCCCTAATTCTATGTTCTCTCTTTGTTCAAATCGATCATAAATCCATGACGGAAAATAGATTTGACTGGAATGATCATAAAAAACATTCAAATTCTTTCTTCTTCCCACCATTTCCATTAATAACATTCCAAAACTATAAACATCGGCTTTATATGAGATACCTCCAATATTTCTGTAAAATAATTCAGGAGCAATGTATCCTAATGTACCGCGAGCCGCTGTGAGAGAAATAATACTGTCATCCACTGAATATAATTTTGCAAGACCAAAATCAGAAACTTTAGGGATAAAGTTTTCATCCAAAAGAATGTTGTGCGGCTTgatatcaaaatgtaaaatttgcatCTGACAACCCCTGTGCAAGTATTCAATCCCTCGAGCCACACCCAGTGCAACCTCAAACAGTTTTTGCCAACTTAAAGTGCAATTCTCctttgaaaatataattttatccaaAGACCCATTCACCATGAAATCATATACAAGAGCTTGTTTTGATCTCTCTACACAAAACCCAATAAGTTGCACTACATTAATGTGATGAATCCTTCCAATAGTAGCAACTTCATTGATGAAATCTTCTCCATTTGCTTTGGATTTATCCAACATTTTTATTGCCACTAGTCGACCACTACGAAGTTTTCCTTTAAACACAGAACCATAACCTCCTTGACCTAATTTAACTTTAAAACCTTCCGTAATTCTTTTTATGTCAGAATATGAATATCGAATAGGTATtaaattattttgactttgaagAAAGTTTTCAATATTATCGTCCATCGATAAATGCCTCCTCCTTAGTTTGCGTATAACAAGTGTAATGAGGCAAAATATCCCCAACAAAGTTCTCGCTAACAATATGCCTGTTTCCCATAAAGGTGCATACACAAAGGATAAATCAGCATtcatgattatgtttgtttgcaattctcaaattatttattaacctTATTATTTGTTATGTATCTAACTGTATTTGTTATGATATATTCTACCTAAAAGAAAAGCTAGAAGGCATGGCATGCATAAAGATAACATCAAAAAGTGGGGGCGGAGAAAGAGATTTACCTGATACTGCAAGACAAACGAAGTAGGTTCCTGTTTAAAGCGCCAATTGAACAATAATATTACTAACTTGAATACAATTCAAGGGCAAATCCAATAAATAAAGATACTTATGAAATCTGAAAGATTAACCTTTTCCAAAAGGATAATTATAATGGTCGAAGATTCCCGGCAGAAGAAAGACCACATTGCTTTCTATGTATGCTCCAATTGGAAGTAGCAGACCGTACACCAACTGTAGCAAGCTAGAATACCCCCCCCCCACAAGGAAAACAAAAGCAACCAATCAATAACTAAGACCTTGAAAAAGATTGAAAGAATCTAAAGGTCGAAGTCTCTTACGCTTTGAGAATCGGGTTTGAAGGCCAAAAACGATAGCCCATATGCCAGTACACCTCGACGCCTTCCAACAGGTTTTTGTAAATGTAAGAAGGGGATAAGCCACTAATATTGGAAAGCATGACAGGAAACTGGGCTATAAATCTGCACGAATGATGGAAATTGGATATATTTGAAAACGAGACCGGAAAGTAGAAGTAGGTCCAAGGAGAAGAAGAGATATTGGTTGGGCAGCGAGAAGCATCGACATAAACTGAAGAAGACTTCATCCTTGTCGTGCAATTTACCAGATACATGGTGCCTGCTCCATACCATATTATGTCTCCGACAATGGAACTGCGAGGAATTGAGCAGTTTTCATCGACCAGACTCACATCCACAAGTCGAACCGTTTGGTTAACATAAGAGATGTTTAGGACATAAAAGTTTCCGTATTCCGTGGGAAAACTGGTGCGGTTTCTCTTGCACTCTAATTCATACCAACTGTAACCGCATCCACGAGGCTGACCTTTTAGTCGGAAAGGGTGACTGATATAAACGTTTCCACAAAAAGATGGGCCACAGTGGTTGCTTTTGCCTGCTCTACCATCGGAAACATCTGGGGATAGAGATAAAGTAAGGGCAAAGATGCTAAACAAGACAAGTCTGGGTCTTAACATCATCAAGTTCCGGTGGAGCTCCGATGAAGGAATAAACAATGGGACGTTCTTTAATGTAAAATGCCaatcattcatttatttcatggcTGCAATTGGGAGCAAGTCTTTCTTTAAAAAACCATTCCACTAATAAAGCTAATGTGgaaaattctttcataaaagtcgTGGGTCAGTCAATGGCGATGCTCATAAAAGTCTTGGATGTATTAATTCAGAACCTTTCATCAAATTTTGCAGGCAATAATCACCAGTCAGCAGTCGCAGTGGCTCGAGTgatattaattttgatgaaattaaaaataataagattaaaataagtggtaaaatatatatttagatatATTAGTTTTTGATGTAATGTAGGTGAATTATACAAATTATTACTCAAttatcaaaaattttcattttaagcacacaaaataaaaaatttacaatttaagcaACCACATTATATAATTTGATCACTCCTGTTAAATTTACAAACGACAAGCtagagaaattattaaaatataggCCTTTCGTACCACATCACCCACTACAAGAAACCTGTCTTTCCATGATGTTTACGGAAGCGACAGAGAAAATACCACTTTTTGTTGTGACAATTTCTAAAAACGTAACAAAAGATACTATTTTACATTAAAAATGTTCTATCTTAATAATTTCCTGGGAATAAAAACATTTCTTGTGGAACGTAAAGAGTTAAACTTAGTCTTGTTCAATCTTTGTTTATGTAATtgattgtaaaattttcaaattttaatgcattttattTATGTAGGTGGAGTTGAATATCGTGTGACCGAGGAATCTTTGATGGATAGCATAAGAACAGACATGCATGAAGCTGGCCACAAGATTGAAAAAGAATGTGGGTAAGATTTGAATCTAGACTAGAGCCTATTAGTTTTTGTTGCTTTGAAATATTGATTCTTCACTCATTCATTGAGCAAGATTTAGATGTCAATGTCACATGAACATTAAAACAAGTATATGTTATTTGTGCTATTGTTCACCACTCTTACATACAGGTCTTATCGGTCCATGGATCTGCTGATGAGATAATTTCTCTTGAAGATGCATTGGAGTTTGCCAAGATTATACCTAATCACCAATTACATATTATAGAAGGACCTAATCATGGGTAGACCTCATATCAAACTGGGTTGGCATCTCCTGTTGTGAAATTTATAAAGTCAGCCTCAGAGCAAGACAAGGTTTCTTCCAACTAGGTAGGCTGTAAacacaaatctaaaattttctaCACCAACAAATGAGATTCCTTCAATACTAACTAAAAATAACAGGTTTTGTAACTGCTTCACTAGTCATAAATTATTGATTGCTGAAGCTACTTCGCCTTATACATTGATGTCATTTTGATGCAATACTTTCTAATTAATTATCATCATTGGGTACTCAAATTTTGATCTTCTTAGAGTTTAGACAATCTTGTTAAGAGTATAATTGGATAGTTCTTGCCATTGCATGAGATTATGAATGTTAGAAGTTGTGTAATCCAAATTcttgttaaaataaatataagtgGCAAGATAAGAGATCTACGAGGGTGAAGGCTGCAACCCATCGTAGATCCCCAATAAGAGTATAAATGTAGGTTATTAATTTCGTGCACATGTAACATTTGAATCAAATAATTTGTGAGTTCAAGTCAGAGTAGGCATCATCTTAGAGTCTCTATAGTTCTTATTTCGTAAAAACCCTTGAAATAGTATAGTTTGACATGTACTTAAGATTTGTTAATTGGTCAATTTGGgtgttttgatttttattttggaagTTAATGATTACTTGATTAAGCTTTGTTAAATTACTTATTGTCtgtatgtttaatttttatattttaatgtgaTTGAATGAACGATTGATCAAACGAATCGCTATAATAACCACAATAATGCTCCAAATCCAACTGAACTTCTAGGTTGGATTTAGAGTATTCCATTTCGCCTCTCTTATACGGTCGTCATCAATTATCACTATCCAATCCTTATAAGTCTTTATTACTATCTTCGAATACTTATATTTCTTCATCGCACTTCCTTTGTGATACACTTTCTTAGTGTCAATGATGGACACTTAACTCAACTTTTTTTTTAGCCTTAATTAATACTATTTCCTTCGTAATGTCTACTTCAAGATAATCTCACTTCACTTTCGTCCTTTACAAataattcatcattaaacatTTTCAGAATCTCATTTTATTGATAATATATGTCAATTTCTTCTCTTGAAAATTTCATTGTATTAGTTGTCAAAGtcattttttctttaataaaatatCTCTTCAATATTAGATTCATTTTCCTTAAACTATCATCATAATCTTATTCATACTACATTTTTCTTCTCATATGGTTGCTTAACTTTACACTTTCATGTCACTTGATATCATTCACTTCATTAATCACTATCTTTATCAGGAGTTCCAAACTTCCTTAAAATCCTTATAGATTATTCCTCTAAGGCTctttactcttttcttttctaaccATCCAAATCATTTCAATTTCCTCAAATAATTACTCTTATTTTCTCTTGTACTTGTTTTCCTTCAGACGTCGTCAAGAATGCCTCAAGTCCTTGTATTTGAACTACACGAATCGCAATGTTTTCTCTCAACTTTTCTTAATCAAGAACTCTCTCGTTTGCACTTTTTTTCGACTTTGTGTTATCACTACTATACTTCCAAATCCGTTATCTTTACTTCTATCATCATTTCATAgtcaaatcttttaaaaaaaaaaactttaaattaatcaaaaaaaaaaaaactctctttaCTATAAACGATTTATGCAATTGACTAAAACTTATCAATTGTGATTAGTTTATTGCTgacttatatactaaatatatagaaaaataatacTCCTACGAAACGAAAGAGTAAATGAAAAAATTgagttaatataatatttttttctctaatCAGAGCTCTCAATTCTAAAGTAGCAAGTAATCGATCTATGGATTCTATTAATATGACAAATTGATTTAGTCTCttaaattcaaatatcatttttttcaaaaataaattataccAAATATTTGTCAAGGAAAATCTTACCCATTGCATTTCTTCTCTTCTTAGCTTGTGATTGACCGCTGGTTGTGTCTAATAATGACGAATTGAAGGAGATTTTGGACGTCTTTGGTTAAAGTTTTGGCCCTACTTTGGTGCTTTCAAGTATGATGTTGATTCATTTGTTGTCATTGTTCAGTAACCTAGAAGAAGTAATATTGTGAGACTTAAAAGGGATAAAAGAATAGCGCGAAGGATAAGAATTGTAGCCTAAAGTTTGGTAGCAAACTTGAAGCTTCAAATGAACAACAACTGGAATCCTTTTGACTTCTGAACAATAGCAGTCCCTCCAGTCAtgtcattttatcaattttgaACAATGCTTAACAAAAGAGACCATTAGATAAAGTGCTATCTAGGACTGGGAGAAGACTTAAGTCCTTGATTGATTAGTCTGAAAAATATTAGCAAGATAGGCGTTGAGAATCAAATGGTAGagataaaaaattcttttaatagcACCTATAGGATAGGGATTAAATCCTAGGAAGATGAGTTCATTTTTCAATTTCCATATAATCCAAAGGGTGCAGACCATAGCAAATGCAGAAACTTCTTGAATCCTGGGAGTTGATGTTGTTTACTTGGAGCCATTGGAGGATCCAATTGGAGATGGATGAGTTCGTAAAAGAGTCGGAGCACGAGAGGAGAATCAAACCAAAGTGCCCTATCAAAACTACAATTTAAGAAGAGAAGTTTGAGGGTTTCCCTATTTTCTTTGAAGATAAGACAAAAGTTATCATTGGTAGAGAGCCTCCTTGAGAGGTCTTTTGTGGGGAGGCAATTATTACAAATCCTCCacaggaaaataatgattttgaaAGGAAATTTAAGCCGCCAAAAATTAATCTGAACACTTTGCTGAGATTAAGGGAGTGGTAATGGAGCTCCTCTAGGAAAGAAGGGAATAAGCATTTTTAACCGCAAAGAccttgttaagaaatggcttaaaattggtagtggattgttgttgttggtagtgggttgttggtggtagtggattagtggatggttgttggtgtccattttcaaccacaaatctttgccaaagttttggacaattatgtccttgaactctcttataaatagagaggttcattagccatattcatcatcccaaaccaagagagagcaaagcttgttctttgaaagctaggattttagctttcgggttttctataggggttgagagttgtgaggttctcgggttgtgtcttgagtgtaaaacacttgtaatcttcatcttgttatagtgaaatttcttttcgcctctgcccgtggacgtaggcattaaagccgaaccacgtaaatccttgtgttcactttatttttcgttccggtcaatttacttgtagtcatatcggagttctcgaatcgatcctttccgcaacaaattggtatcagagcgtagttgaaggagtgataatattttctgaattgccctgtgactgcagctttgtctgatctttcacatcaggaagaaaatattatcattcattcaaaggttccaaattatggctacaagtgtttcatcgactaagtatgatgtcgagaaatttaccgggaaaaatagtttcagtttatggcgcatcaagatgcgggcagtgctggttcaacaaggattgctaaaagcattgtctggtaaagataaattaccaagcacgctttcggaagagcaaaaggatgacatgctagaaagagcacatagtgctattctgctatgtctaggagatgaagtgctacgagaagtagcggatgagaaaaccgcgtccggtttgtggctccggttagagagcaagtacatgacgaagtcattgacgaaccggctctacctcaagcaaagactctatgccctgaagatggaggaaggtacacctgtttcccagcacctggataaattcaattccattatcatggatttgaataatatcgataacaaaatcgatgatgaggaccaagcaataattgttttgtgttctttgcctccctcgtatgagaattttgttgatacaatgatgtacggtcgtgatgacctgactctagaggaggtgaaaaatgccttaagttccagtgagttgaggaagaaaatcactggtaaggtggtcgaaaacaatgaaggcgaaggcttggttgctcgaggaagatccaaggcaaagggtggaagttcaagtaaaagccatcctagatcgcagtccaagaagagaatacagtgctactactgtaagaagtacgggcacatgaaggtagattgtccgaaaaggaaggagaaatcagaatcacaggagcaacaaaatgatcgtgcgaatgtagctgatgcagattcttcaagtgatgccgagatcgttcttgcagtatccgactcttacgctggtgggagatggattcttgatacgggagctacatttcatataagtacttcgaaagatgcattctcaacatacgagaagcattctggttcagtactaatgggaaatgaccacgcatgtcaagtcatggggattggcacagttcgtataaagatgtttgacggtattgttagaactctaactgatgttcggcacattccagaaatgaagaaaaatttgatctctttgagtacgttggacaagaaaggctttcggtactctgctgaaggtggagttctcaaggtattctcgggtgctttgactgtgatacgtggtaatttggagcggggcctttacttcctcgatggttcctcggttacaggtgttgcgggagtgtcatcatcagatgatctagattctgacaccacgaagttatggcatatgcggctcgggcatatgagcgagagaggcttatcggtgctaagcaaacgaggattattgtctgggcagtgtacaggaaagttgaatttctgtgagcactgcgtcttcggtaagcagactcgggtaaagttcagcactgggattcacaagacaaaaggcacagtggattacttccattctgacctttgggggccttctccgacaatttctaaaggtggttacagatatctgcttacctttatcgatgattactcgagaaaggtttgggtgtattttctgaagagcaagtatgaggttctcatcaacttcaagcaatttaaagctttgatcgaaaatcaaacaggaaagaagatcaagcgattccggacggataatggcttggagttttgctcaggtgaattcaatgagttctgcaaaaatgaaggaatagtgagacaccgcactgttcgacgaacaccacaacaaaatggagttgcagaacgcatgaatagaactctcttggagcgagctcgttgcatgcgatcaaatgctgggctcggtgaagaattttgggctgaagctgttaatactgcttgttatttggttaacagatctccgtcaacagctattgagctgaagactcctgaggaagtatggtctggttctcctgctgattacactggtttaagagtgtttggctgccctgcgtatgctcatgtaaatgagggaaaactcaaaccgagggcgaagaaatgcatatttcttggatacggccaaggggtgaaaggatacaggttgtggtgtcctgatccggtttcgtccaagttcatcatcagcagagatgtgacttttgatgagtcatccatgcttcgatccaccacaaattcccgggaaaaggaggagtcagatagaatgggagatcacggtgttgagaagcaggtggagtgtcaggtggacgctccaattcctacggaaggtacttcagtccaggatgatcaagttgaggtg
The sequence above is drawn from the Gossypium hirsutum isolate 1008001.06 chromosome A05, Gossypium_hirsutum_v2.1, whole genome shotgun sequence genome and encodes:
- the LOC107904250 gene encoding rust resistance kinase Lr10, with the translated sequence MNDWHFTLKNVPLFIPSSELHRNLMMLRPRLVLFSIFALTLSLSPDVSDGRAGKSNHCGPSFCGNVYISHPFRLKGQPRGCGYSWYELECKRNRTSFPTEYGNFYVLNISYVNQTVRLVDVSLVDENCSIPRSSIVGDIIWYGAGTMYLVNCTTRMKSSSVYVDASRCPTNISSSPWTYFYFPVSFSNISNFHHSCRFIAQFPVMLSNISGLSPSYIYKNLLEGVEVYWHMGYRFWPSNPILKALLQLVYGLLLPIGAYIESNVVFLLPGIFDHYNYPFGKGTYFVCLAVSGILLARTLLGIFCLITLVIRKLRRRHLSMDDNIENFLQSQNNLIPIRYSYSDIKRITEGFKVKLGQGGYGSVFKGKLRSGRLVAIKMLDKSKANGEDFINEVATIGRIHHINVVQLIGFCVERSKQALVYDFMVNGSLDKIIFSKENCTLSWQKLFEVALGVARGIEYLHRGCQMQILHFDIKPHNILLDENFIPKVSDFGLAKLYSVDDSIISLTAARGTLGYIAPELFYRNIGGISYKADVYSFGMLLMEMVGRRKNLNVFYDHSSQIYFPSWIYDRFEQRENIELGDVTEVDDKIARKMIMVAFWCIQMNPTNRPSMSKVLEMLENELDHLALPSRPSLFSLQKSIEDHVSKNVSEESSTSKSCVDL